A genomic window from Candidatus Thiocaldithrix dubininis includes:
- a CDS encoding RimK family protein: MADHIILIDDLKHWKKEFPRYPVIAAKDYLTNPQWSKKTNVRVINLCKDLSYQSLGYYASLLAEAREHRMLPSVRTLQDLSRKTLYGPLLEDLDKMVAEAFGKQPQALDIAKFEIVVSFGQCESDALKKLARKLYESFRVPLLRVEFRRNGRWRISKLKAGNLSSLSHPQQDFFFQVLEQHLNQRWQKSSEQAQARYDIAILHNPEEALPPSDKKALSLFIKAAQQNGMRAELITPKDYGRLAEYDGLFIRETTKLNHHTYRFARKAASEGLVVIDDPDSIVRCVNKIFLYELLSTNKIATPDSIILAKNESLLPAEQKLGYPMILKVPDGSFSRGMFKVKDRQELEKHALELFEHSELILAQAYTYTDFDWRVGVLNNEVLYVCRYFMSRGHWQIINHSGNKPINGKAETLDPKDAPKDVLNTALKAARLIGNGLYGVDLKQTDKGVLVIEVNDNPSIESAVEDKYLGDKLYDKVMREFLRRLEGRSQGKVALRAA; the protein is encoded by the coding sequence ATGGCTGACCATATTATTTTGATCGACGATCTCAAACATTGGAAAAAAGAATTTCCGCGTTATCCGGTGATAGCTGCTAAGGATTACCTTACCAATCCGCAATGGTCTAAGAAGACTAATGTACGGGTGATTAACCTGTGTAAAGATTTAAGCTATCAAAGCCTTGGTTATTACGCTTCCTTACTCGCAGAAGCGCGTGAACACCGCATGTTGCCTTCGGTACGTACCTTACAAGATTTAAGCCGTAAAACCTTGTATGGCCCGTTATTAGAAGATTTAGATAAAATGGTCGCGGAAGCGTTTGGCAAACAACCGCAAGCCTTGGATATTGCGAAATTTGAAATCGTGGTGTCATTTGGGCAATGTGAATCGGATGCGTTAAAAAAACTGGCGCGCAAACTGTATGAAAGCTTCCGTGTGCCTTTATTACGCGTGGAATTTCGTCGTAATGGGCGCTGGCGCATTAGCAAATTAAAAGCGGGTAATTTAAGTAGCCTGAGTCATCCACAGCAAGATTTTTTCTTTCAGGTTTTAGAGCAGCATTTAAACCAACGTTGGCAAAAATCCAGCGAACAAGCGCAAGCGCGTTACGACATTGCGATTTTACATAATCCTGAAGAAGCTTTACCGCCTTCGGATAAAAAAGCCTTAAGTTTATTTATTAAAGCTGCCCAACAAAATGGCATGCGTGCCGAATTAATTACCCCGAAAGATTACGGACGCTTAGCCGAATACGACGGTTTATTTATCCGTGAGACCACAAAACTCAACCACCATACCTATCGCTTTGCGCGTAAAGCTGCCAGCGAAGGCTTAGTCGTAATTGATGACCCTGATTCGATTGTGCGTTGTGTAAATAAAATCTTTTTGTACGAATTATTGTCGACTAACAAAATTGCCACGCCCGACTCCATTATTCTCGCGAAAAATGAATCATTACTGCCTGCCGAACAAAAACTCGGCTATCCCATGATTTTAAAAGTACCAGATGGCTCATTTTCGCGCGGTATGTTTAAAGTCAAAGATCGGCAGGAATTAGAAAAACACGCTTTAGAATTATTTGAACACTCCGAACTTATTTTGGCGCAAGCCTATACCTATACCGATTTTGACTGGCGCGTGGGCGTATTAAATAACGAAGTGTTGTATGTCTGTCGTTATTTTATGTCGCGTGGGCATTGGCAAATCATCAATCACAGCGGCAATAAACCGATTAATGGCAAAGCTGAAACGCTTGACCCCAAAGACGCGCCAAAAGACGTGTTAAATACCGCCTTAAAAGCCGCTCGTTTAATCGGCAATGGTTTATACGGCGTGGATTTAAAACAAACCGATAAAGGCGTATTAGTCATTGAGGTGAATGATAACCCTAGCATTGAATCAGCGGTGGAAGATAAATATCTAGGCGATAAGTTGTATGACAAAGTAATGCGCGAGTTTTTACGGCGTTTAGAGGGACGTTCACAAGGTAAAGTTGCGTTACGCGCCGCATAA
- a CDS encoding DUF2817 domain-containing protein — protein sequence MFSPHYQPALTAFPSDYHAARAAFLQALRLPVCALQHEPILYPALDPQANALYTDVAWLGNPQAEKVLILISATHGVEGFAGSAIQTDVLRQLAQQTLPDNSALALIHALNPWGFAWQRRVNEQGIDLNRNSVDFSKPLPVNRDYDLLKPDYSAPDPSWSDTRWRQAVAAGQYTDSTGLFYGGSAPSFSRRLVEDLIQRWRIADKQVVVLDLHTGLGAFGHGELICDHPAHSVASRQAKQWFGGLVTVPELGESCSVPLVGLMDYLWHAAMREDGMFLTLEYGTYPFQALIDALRAEHLLYKQHAQPDFNDPQVAVIRQNLREIFNPASALWQECVLLRARQVIRVAWQQLQGQPT from the coding sequence ATGTTTTCGCCACATTACCAACCCGCTTTAACAGCGTTTCCCTCGGATTATCACGCGGCGCGTGCTGCATTCTTACAAGCCCTACGCCTACCAGTATGCGCCTTGCAACATGAGCCAATCCTGTATCCCGCGCTCGATCCGCAAGCGAATGCGTTATATACCGATGTCGCATGGTTGGGTAATCCACAAGCCGAAAAAGTGTTAATCCTGATTTCGGCGACCCACGGCGTAGAAGGCTTTGCCGGTTCGGCGATTCAAACCGATGTTTTGCGGCAATTAGCGCAACAAACCTTGCCAGACAATAGTGCCCTCGCATTGATCCACGCCCTTAATCCGTGGGGCTTTGCTTGGCAACGCCGCGTGAATGAACAGGGTATAGATCTCAACCGTAATAGTGTCGATTTTTCAAAACCTTTGCCAGTAAATCGGGATTACGATTTGTTAAAGCCGGATTATTCCGCCCCCGACCCGAGCTGGTCAGATACGCGTTGGCGACAAGCCGTTGCCGCAGGTCAATATACTGATTCGACCGGCTTATTTTACGGAGGTTCAGCACCCAGCTTTTCGCGCCGACTCGTGGAGGATTTAATTCAACGCTGGCGTATTGCCGATAAACAAGTTGTTGTGTTGGATTTACATACCGGCTTAGGTGCATTTGGGCACGGTGAATTAATTTGCGATCATCCTGCGCATAGTGTTGCCAGTCGCCAAGCGAAGCAATGGTTTGGTGGCTTAGTGACCGTACCCGAATTAGGCGAATCTTGTTCCGTGCCGTTAGTCGGATTGATGGATTATTTATGGCACGCTGCCATGCGTGAAGACGGCATGTTCTTAACCTTGGAATACGGCACGTATCCGTTTCAAGCCTTAATTGATGCATTACGGGCAGAGCATTTGCTGTATAAACAGCATGCACAACCGGATTTTAATGATCCGCAAGTTGCCGTTATTCGGCAAAATTTACGCGAAATCTTTAATCCTGCTTCTGCGCTTTGGCAAGAATGTGTACTGTTGCGCGCACGGCAAGTCATACGCGTGGCTTGGCAACAACTACAAGGACAACCTACATGA
- a CDS encoding ChaN family lipoprotein, whose amino-acid sequence MFQKVHRLFSKRVHQYFPVLLSMLWLLSINAVNAATLEHKDQQAVLKWLQQYQPNVLHAKKSTTFSNFINQIANKEVILVGEIHDRYDHHLTQCAILKSLHERNPKVALGVEWFQQSFQPVIDDYLAGNIDEATLLSRSEYYERWRYDYRMLRPIMQYAKANHIPVIALNAPMELTQKISKGGLAALSPSERAQLPQMIAPANEAYRSRLKQIFAQHMGSDKAKLENFLMVQRVWDATMAHNISRFLKQHPGWQMIALTGSGHIIHGNGIPQDLAQQNPNLKMATVISGTAGDVQAGMVNYVVQTQPLDLPATGKLGVMLDQTPTGVVIKALMPKSAAMQVGLQKQDRIVGLNNQNIQNLSQILQQLSQFAPKEVINLEIARTGQSKPLRYRVTLQ is encoded by the coding sequence ATGTTTCAGAAAGTGCATAGACTCTTTTCCAAACGTGTTCACCAGTATTTTCCCGTCCTGCTGAGTATGCTATGGCTATTAAGTATAAACGCTGTTAACGCGGCAACGCTGGAGCATAAAGATCAACAAGCCGTGTTGAAATGGTTACAACAGTATCAACCCAACGTCTTACACGCTAAAAAATCAACCACTTTCAGCAATTTTATCAATCAAATTGCCAATAAAGAGGTGATTCTGGTGGGCGAAATTCACGACCGTTATGATCATCATTTGACACAATGCGCCATTTTGAAAAGTTTACATGAACGTAACCCCAAAGTAGCGCTAGGCGTGGAATGGTTTCAGCAATCGTTTCAACCCGTAATTGATGATTACTTAGCCGGAAATATTGACGAAGCCACCTTATTAAGCCGTAGTGAATACTACGAGCGCTGGCGTTATGACTACCGTATGTTACGCCCGATTATGCAATACGCTAAAGCCAATCATATTCCGGTGATTGCTCTAAATGCGCCAATGGAATTAACCCAAAAGATTTCCAAAGGCGGTTTAGCTGCACTTAGCCCCAGTGAACGGGCGCAATTACCGCAAATGATAGCACCTGCCAATGAGGCGTACCGCTCACGTTTAAAACAGATTTTTGCGCAACACATGGGCAGCGATAAAGCCAAGTTGGAAAATTTTCTGATGGTACAACGCGTATGGGACGCGACCATGGCACATAATATCAGCCGCTTTTTAAAGCAACATCCGGGCTGGCAAATGATCGCTTTAACGGGTTCAGGGCATATTATACACGGCAATGGTATTCCCCAAGATTTGGCTCAACAGAATCCCAATTTAAAAATGGCTACAGTAATTAGCGGCACGGCGGGCGATGTACAAGCGGGTATGGTGAATTATGTGGTGCAAACACAGCCCTTAGATTTGCCAGCGACGGGTAAATTAGGCGTAATGTTAGATCAAACTCCAACTGGGGTCGTGATTAAAGCCTTAATGCCAAAAAGTGCAGCGATGCAAGTGGGTTTACAAAAACAAGATCGAATTGTGGGCTTAAATAATCAAAATATTCAAAATCTTAGCCAGATCTTACAGCAACTCAGCCAATTTGCACCTAAAGAGGTTATCAATTTAGAAATTGCGCGAACTGGACAATCTAAACCATTGCGCTATCGTGTTACGCTTCAATAA
- the cobO gene encoding cob(I)yrinic acid a,c-diamide adenosyltransferase, which yields MTDKAQSHQTRMQRKKAVIDAQIAQADQDKGLLLVLTGNGKGKSSSAFGMVARALGHGMQVGVAQFLKSRTDTGEEQFFSQQAKVEWHVLGDGFTWETQSRERDIATAERGWHVAERLLSDSNVELVVLDELTYLLNYGYLEAERVFTSLQHRPTMQHVVITGRAASAALIELADTVSVIEDVKHAYRAGIRAQPGVDL from the coding sequence ATGACTGATAAAGCACAAAGTCACCAAACCCGTATGCAACGTAAAAAAGCGGTAATAGATGCGCAAATTGCCCAAGCCGACCAAGATAAAGGTTTATTGCTGGTATTAACCGGCAATGGCAAGGGCAAATCCAGCTCAGCGTTTGGCATGGTGGCGCGGGCGTTAGGTCACGGCATGCAAGTCGGTGTGGCGCAATTTCTGAAAAGCCGTACCGATACCGGCGAAGAACAATTCTTTTCACAACAAGCCAAGGTTGAATGGCATGTGCTTGGCGATGGTTTTACATGGGAAACCCAAAGCCGCGAACGCGACATTGCCACCGCTGAACGTGGCTGGCACGTGGCTGAACGTCTGCTAAGCGACTCCAATGTAGAATTAGTGGTATTAGACGAACTCACCTATTTATTGAATTACGGCTACTTAGAGGCTGAACGTGTCTTCACCTCCTTACAACACCGCCCCACCATGCAACATGTGGTAATCACAGGACGTGCCGCCAGTGCCGCTTTAATCGAATTAGCTGATACCGTTTCAGTAATCGAAGACGTAAAGCATGCTTACCGAGCGGGAATCAGGGCACAGCCAGGAGTGGATTTGTAG
- a CDS encoding PIN domain-containing protein — protein sequence MTRRVLLDTNLLIAAFDATSTTSEEKRTHAKTILSHLLSDNEVALAITPLIRYEVLRGIAWLDPENYQDLKNILSAFTEFDISREVSELAADLYRFDKHQAEQKNENKNLEKRKFDIFHLACSKCNHLELASQDTDIAKLNLLYCEYTAACDEVKLEPTNPLLAVP from the coding sequence ATGACTCGCCGTGTGTTATTAGATACGAATTTATTGATTGCTGCTTTTGACGCAACAAGCACAACTTCTGAAGAAAAGCGTACTCACGCTAAAACCATTTTAAGCCATTTGTTGAGTGATAATGAGGTAGCACTAGCCATTACGCCGTTAATTCGTTATGAAGTACTGCGCGGCATTGCTTGGTTAGACCCTGAAAACTATCAAGATTTAAAAAATATCTTATCTGCTTTTACAGAATTTGATATAAGCCGAGAAGTTTCCGAGCTAGCCGCTGATCTGTATCGCTTTGATAAACACCAAGCCGAACAAAAAAATGAAAATAAAAACCTCGAAAAACGTAAATTCGATATTTTTCATTTAGCCTGTAGCAAATGCAATCATTTGGAATTAGCCAGCCAAGATACCGATATTGCCAAGCTAAATTTACTGTATTGTGAATATACGGCTGCCTGCGATGAAGTTAAGCTTGAGCCTACAAATCCACTCCTGGCTGTGCCCTGA
- a CDS encoding thiopurine S-methyltransferase — MRARFWHERWQNKEIGFHQDEVNGHLQQFWSEIKAPKDAYVFVPLCGKSRDMLWLREQDYKVMGVELSPIAANEFFDESNLSPTVSVQPSFELWEDDNIAILVGDFFDLTPEQLQDCGSVYDRASLIALPPDMRERYAQHLTALLKPGIEVLLIALEYDQAQMAGPPFSVSEAEVHQLYDEHFHVELLHIVDALDDSPNFRKRGLTRLDEKVYRLTRR; from the coding sequence ATGCGTGCACGTTTTTGGCATGAGCGTTGGCAAAATAAAGAAATTGGCTTTCATCAAGACGAAGTGAATGGACATCTTCAACAATTTTGGTCAGAGATTAAAGCGCCAAAAGATGCCTATGTTTTCGTGCCGTTATGCGGTAAAAGCCGCGATATGTTATGGCTACGTGAGCAAGATTATAAAGTGATGGGGGTAGAACTAAGCCCGATTGCTGCTAACGAATTCTTTGACGAGAGCAATTTAAGTCCAACCGTATCCGTGCAACCGTCATTTGAACTTTGGGAAGACGATAATATTGCGATCCTGGTCGGCGATTTCTTCGATTTAACCCCTGAACAATTGCAAGATTGCGGGTCGGTCTATGATCGTGCCTCTTTAATTGCGCTACCACCCGATATGCGCGAGCGTTATGCACAGCATTTAACCGCTTTACTTAAGCCCGGTATTGAAGTGTTATTGATTGCGTTGGAATACGACCAAGCCCAAATGGCTGGACCGCCGTTTTCCGTATCGGAGGCGGAAGTGCACCAATTATATGATGAGCACTTCCATGTTGAGTTATTACATATCGTTGATGCGTTAGACGATAGCCCAAATTTCCGTAAACGTGGTCTAACTCGCTTAGATGAAAAGGTCTATCGCCTCACGCGCCGTTAA
- a CDS encoding M1 family aminopeptidase, producing the protein MLNADLPNGVLQVEDTLQLPIDKEKPTQFKFSLGKDFQLNSPKLSPLAVTPDTHLYQVNLTPAQATLTLRYQAKLSSTPNCDWLREACRLFDSHGIYLDANSGWYPSSANSLHRFRLHIKGLPSDWLTLSQGQAIAQGWQESQPQTSLYLIAGQFKAYQSKNKAFDTAVYLRQADDALAQQYLDASQQYLNEYSALLGQYPYSKFVVVESFWPTGWGMPSFTMLGASVMRLPFIPYTSLPHEIVHNWWGNSVYVDRAQGNWSEGLTAYVADQRLKAQQGQGADYRRDSLQKYATLVNQNNDFPLSQFQARHNDSSQAIGYDKALMVFHMLHEQLGDAAFYAKLRDFYKTYQFRDASFANVLDALGASTEFKQQWLYRSGAPQLAIQGATLQADGNGFSAELTLAQTQTSPAFSLNVPIVFSFADGSTQRHVVNFTQQQQRFKFALPHLPTQVAVDPEFDVLRIPDQAELPAALAALFNDEPKVVVIAKEANPELQAAWQQWAQHLKAQDARTVIQDDTQAIPASGTVIMLGGKNAAHEYFLTHIQQPNRLTDVSFTLSDAHYLCAEHSLAVAVRVDDGRTFMLLDALDTKSWQTLLRKLPHYGKYSYVTFHAQTGNNLAKGQWPIQQSPLLLPYPPKAIP; encoded by the coding sequence ATGCTTAACGCCGATTTGCCCAATGGCGTTTTACAAGTAGAGGATACACTGCAACTACCGATAGATAAGGAAAAACCTACTCAATTTAAGTTTAGTTTGGGAAAAGACTTTCAGTTGAATTCTCCTAAACTTAGCCCACTAGCTGTTACCCCAGATACGCATCTTTACCAAGTTAACTTAACACCTGCGCAAGCTACGCTAACGCTGCGCTATCAAGCTAAACTGAGTTCGACACCCAACTGTGATTGGCTGCGGGAAGCGTGCCGTTTATTTGATAGCCACGGGATTTATTTAGATGCCAATAGTGGCTGGTATCCAAGTTCGGCTAATAGCTTGCATCGCTTTCGCTTGCATATTAAAGGTTTGCCCTCGGATTGGCTAACCCTGAGTCAAGGGCAAGCCATAGCTCAAGGGTGGCAAGAAAGCCAACCGCAAACCAGCCTTTATCTGATTGCCGGTCAATTTAAGGCGTATCAAAGCAAGAATAAGGCTTTTGATACAGCGGTTTATCTTAGACAAGCGGATGACGCTTTAGCTCAACAGTATTTAGACGCCAGCCAGCAATACCTCAACGAATACTCGGCATTATTGGGGCAGTATCCGTATAGCAAGTTTGTGGTGGTGGAAAGCTTTTGGCCCACGGGTTGGGGTATGCCATCCTTTACGATGTTGGGTGCAAGTGTGATGCGCTTACCGTTTATTCCCTACACCTCATTGCCGCATGAAATTGTGCATAACTGGTGGGGCAATAGCGTGTATGTGGATAGGGCACAAGGCAATTGGTCAGAAGGTTTAACCGCGTATGTTGCCGATCAGCGTTTAAAAGCACAGCAAGGGCAGGGTGCGGACTATCGGCGCGACAGTTTGCAGAAATACGCCACCTTGGTGAATCAAAACAACGATTTTCCCTTAAGCCAATTTCAAGCGCGACATAATGACAGTAGCCAAGCGATTGGTTATGACAAAGCCTTGATGGTATTTCACATGCTGCATGAGCAATTAGGCGATGCTGCCTTTTATGCCAAGCTGCGTGACTTCTATAAAACTTACCAATTTCGTGATGCCAGCTTTGCAAATGTGTTAGACGCCTTAGGGGCAAGCACTGAATTTAAACAACAATGGTTGTATCGCAGTGGTGCACCGCAATTGGCGATTCAAGGCGCGACTTTGCAAGCCGATGGCAATGGGTTTAGTGCTGAATTAACGCTGGCACAAACCCAAACCAGCCCCGCCTTTAGCCTAAATGTGCCAATTGTATTTAGCTTTGCAGATGGCAGCACACAACGCCATGTTGTGAATTTCACGCAACAGCAACAACGCTTTAAATTTGCCTTGCCGCATCTGCCCACCCAAGTGGCTGTCGACCCTGAATTTGATGTCTTGCGGATTCCCGATCAGGCTGAATTGCCCGCTGCCTTAGCCGCATTATTTAACGATGAACCGAAAGTTGTTGTGATTGCTAAAGAGGCGAATCCCGAGTTACAAGCCGCGTGGCAACAATGGGCGCAACATTTAAAGGCGCAAGATGCACGTACGGTCATTCAAGATGATACGCAAGCGATTCCCGCAAGCGGTACGGTAATTATGTTGGGTGGCAAAAATGCTGCACACGAATATTTCTTAACACATATTCAGCAACCAAATCGCTTAACCGATGTGTCATTTACCTTGAGTGACGCGCACTATCTATGTGCTGAACACAGCTTAGCGGTTGCGGTACGTGTGGATGATGGACGCACCTTTATGTTATTAGATGCACTGGATACGAAAAGTTGGCAAACCCTGTTACGCAAATTACCGCATTACGGAAAATACAGTTATGTGACCTTTCACGCGCAAACCGGCAATAATCTCGCTAAAGGGCAATGGCCGATTCAGCAATCCCCCTTATTATTACCTTACCCACCGAAAGCGATCCCATGA
- a CDS encoding IS982 family transposase — MLTRLFCEIDDFCQGFLPHWKASVLEPPTTRPKRNRPCGLSLSEVMTIWVHYHQSGYHTFKWYYLKHVQVYLKSAFPQLPSYQRFIERVPDVLVPLTRFMQSRCEASRGIAFIDSTPLRVCDNIRIPRHKTFANTAGRGKSSTGWFYGFKLHLVVNDQGGIVSFALSAGNVDDRQPVPTLMKSVVGKVFGDAGYLSQALAQQLAQQGIEWITSLRKNMKQVVRSTFDQLLLRKRFIIETINDQLKNQSQIEHSRHRSLPHYVAHVIAGLIAYSYQAKKPSLNLNINALAIL; from the coding sequence ATGTTAACACGACTGTTCTGCGAGATAGATGATTTTTGCCAAGGCTTTTTACCGCATTGGAAAGCGAGTGTATTAGAACCCCCGACCACCCGCCCAAAGCGGAATCGTCCGTGTGGTTTAAGTCTGAGTGAAGTGATGACGATTTGGGTACATTACCATCAATCAGGCTATCACACCTTCAAGTGGTATTACCTCAAACATGTTCAAGTCTATTTGAAGTCGGCTTTTCCTCAGTTGCCCAGTTATCAACGGTTTATTGAGCGCGTTCCCGATGTATTAGTGCCGCTGACGCGGTTCATGCAATCCCGCTGTGAAGCCAGTCGCGGAATTGCCTTCATTGACTCCACCCCCTTACGCGTCTGTGACAATATTCGGATTCCCCGTCATAAGACCTTTGCCAATACCGCAGGACGAGGGAAGTCATCCACCGGCTGGTTCTATGGCTTCAAGCTGCATCTCGTGGTGAATGATCAAGGTGGTATCGTGTCCTTTGCCTTAAGTGCGGGTAATGTCGATGATCGCCAACCCGTTCCCACCCTGATGAAATCCGTGGTTGGCAAAGTCTTTGGGGATGCAGGCTATCTCTCTCAGGCATTGGCTCAACAACTCGCTCAGCAAGGCATTGAATGGATTACCTCGTTACGGAAAAATATGAAACAGGTCGTGCGTTCTACTTTCGATCAATTGCTCTTGCGTAAGCGTTTTATCATCGAAACCATTAACGATCAGTTGAAAAATCAATCGCAAATTGAGCATTCTCGCCATCGTTCACTGCCTCATTATGTCGCTCATGTCATCGCCGGGCTTATTGCGTATTCCTATCAAGCGAAGAAACCCTCATTGAACTTAAATATCAATGCGTTAGCCATACTCTAA
- the rimI gene encoding ribosomal protein S18-alanine N-acetyltransferase, translated as MTAPLNIRTAQLDDLPRLMQLEELCFVTDKISRRSFRHFLHKASAGFLVAINEQQVIAGYCLVLMHRGTRLARIYSIAVDPQLRGQGIAQRLLQQAESICSEAGRISMRLEVRKDNQGAIKLYEQLGYRTFGEYHDYYEDHVDALRLQKRLRHRKQAVTTQASVPYYAQSTGFTCGPAALMMSMAALNPAQALDITEELRIWREATTIYMMAGHGGCSPLGLALAAVKRQFNAEVYLSTTDTPFIDSVRGEQKKQVVSLVHADFLQQLTAANMPIHYVTLTQQHIQTALEQGAMPLVLISTYRFDHCKVPHWVVVTAMDERFVYIHDPLIDEEEYRYPLDNQYLPISRVDFDKMSQFGQSRLRTAVIIRRA; from the coding sequence ATGACTGCGCCTTTAAACATTCGTACCGCGCAATTAGACGATTTACCGCGTTTAATGCAATTGGAAGAACTGTGTTTTGTAACCGATAAAATCAGTCGGCGCAGTTTTCGGCATTTTTTACATAAAGCCAGTGCCGGATTTTTGGTTGCTATTAATGAGCAGCAGGTGATTGCTGGTTATTGTTTGGTGTTAATGCATCGTGGCACACGTTTAGCGCGGATTTATTCGATTGCGGTTGATCCCCAATTACGCGGGCAAGGCATTGCGCAACGTTTATTACAACAAGCCGAAAGCATTTGTAGCGAAGCAGGGCGTATTTCCATGCGCTTAGAAGTACGTAAGGATAATCAGGGCGCAATTAAATTATACGAGCAGCTTGGCTATCGTACCTTTGGCGAGTACCACGATTATTATGAAGATCATGTTGATGCCTTACGCTTACAAAAGCGCTTACGGCATCGAAAACAGGCAGTTACCACGCAAGCCAGCGTACCTTATTATGCGCAAAGCACTGGCTTTACCTGTGGGCCTGCGGCGTTAATGATGAGTATGGCAGCGTTAAACCCAGCACAGGCTTTAGACATTACTGAAGAATTGCGTATTTGGCGTGAAGCGACCACTATTTATATGATGGCAGGGCATGGCGGTTGCAGCCCGTTAGGCTTAGCACTGGCGGCAGTCAAACGCCAATTCAACGCAGAAGTCTATTTATCCACCACGGATACGCCGTTTATTGATTCGGTGCGTGGCGAACAAAAGAAGCAAGTGGTCAGTTTGGTACATGCAGATTTTCTCCAACAGTTAACCGCTGCAAATATGCCGATTCATTATGTCACGCTCACACAACAGCATATTCAAACCGCTTTAGAACAAGGGGCAATGCCGCTAGTTTTGATTAGTACTTACCGCTTTGATCATTGCAAAGTACCGCACTGGGTGGTAGTAACCGCGATGGACGAGCGCTTTGTATATATTCACGATCCGCTGATTGATGAAGAAGAATACCGTTACCCACTGGATAATCAGTATTTGCCGATTAGTCGGGTGGACTTCGATAAGATGTCGCAATTCGGTCAATCTCGGTTGCGTACTGCGGTAATTATCCGACGAGCGTAA
- a CDS encoding protein disulfide oxidoreductase, with protein MTRLITPNTPNKTRRWLRWLMEFAILALILVGVRTWQQWGMITGEAPSFERMSLNGQTVNLDDFRGKPVLIHFWADWCPMCKMEQSTISAISQDWPVITVAFQSGNEANVQKYMSEHKIETWLTIVDADGTLAKQYGVTGVPSAYILDAEGNIRFKEIGLTSSWGLRARLWLAQQLSKSE; from the coding sequence ATGACCCGCCTAATTACCCCAAATACACCGAATAAAACCCGCCGTTGGTTACGTTGGCTAATGGAATTTGCCATTCTAGCGCTGATTTTGGTGGGGGTACGCACTTGGCAGCAATGGGGCATGATTACGGGCGAAGCACCGAGTTTTGAGCGCATGAGTTTGAACGGGCAAACCGTTAATTTGGATGATTTTCGCGGTAAGCCAGTCCTGATTCATTTCTGGGCGGATTGGTGTCCCATGTGCAAAATGGAACAATCAACCATTAGCGCGATTAGCCAAGATTGGCCAGTGATTACGGTCGCGTTTCAATCCGGCAATGAAGCCAATGTGCAGAAATACATGAGTGAACATAAGATTGAGACGTGGCTAACCATTGTGGATGCGGATGGCACATTAGCCAAGCAATACGGCGTAACGGGCGTGCCGAGCGCGTATATTCTGGATGCAGAAGGCAATATTCGCTTTAAAGAAATTGGTTTGACCTCAAGCTGGGGATTACGGGCGCGTTTATGGTTAGCGCAACAATTAAGTAAAAGTGAGTAA